The following coding sequences are from one Shewanella putrefaciens window:
- the secD gene encoding protein translocase subunit SecD has product MLNKYPMWKNIMVMLIIAIGCFYAVPNLFGEDHAVQVVATRGAEVTASTQARVNELLAGKGIAVKRSELEKGQLLVRVQNADQQLLAKETIAEDLGDKFSVALNLAPATPQWLESMGGSPMKLGLDLRGGVHFLMEVDMGEAIRKMEEAKVADFRAQLREETIRYAGIRVNASGIEIKFRDAESLASAERFLKSRSNDMVFTDVSKGEDFALQAVMSEAYLKQVKEEALQQNITTIRNRVNELGVAEPVVQRQGAERIIVELPGVQDTARAKEILGATASIEFHMVDDKADPNAAQSGRISAGSEVYQRREGGQVVLKKEVMLTGDHITGAQPSFDQYSRPQVSINLDAKGGTIFSNVTKDNIGKPMATLFIEYKDSGERNADGSVKMQKIQEVISVATIQARLGRNFVITGLSHGEAQNLALLLRAGALIAPVSIVEERTIGPSLGAENIENGVQAMVWGMAVVLIFMLVYYRGFGLIANLALTANLVMVVGVMSMIPGAVLTLPGIAGMVLTVGMAVDGNVLIYERIREELRAGRSVQQAIHEGYGNAFSTIADANITTFLTALILFAVGTGAVKGFAVTLMIGIATSMFTSIVGTRSIVNAIWGGKRVKTLSI; this is encoded by the coding sequence GTGTTAAATAAATACCCAATGTGGAAAAACATTATGGTGATGCTTATCATCGCCATAGGTTGTTTCTATGCCGTACCGAACCTTTTTGGTGAAGATCACGCGGTGCAAGTGGTGGCGACTCGTGGTGCAGAAGTAACTGCATCTACCCAAGCCAGAGTGAACGAGCTGTTAGCCGGTAAGGGCATTGCGGTAAAGCGCTCTGAGCTTGAAAAAGGCCAGTTGTTGGTTCGTGTGCAGAACGCGGATCAACAATTATTAGCAAAAGAAACGATCGCAGAAGATTTAGGTGATAAGTTTAGTGTTGCACTTAACTTAGCTCCAGCAACACCGCAATGGCTCGAGTCTATGGGCGGCAGCCCAATGAAACTCGGTCTCGATCTTCGCGGCGGTGTGCACTTCTTAATGGAAGTGGACATGGGCGAAGCGATCCGCAAGATGGAAGAGGCCAAGGTTGCTGACTTTCGTGCTCAATTACGTGAAGAAACAATCCGTTATGCGGGCATTCGTGTTAATGCCTCTGGGATTGAGATTAAATTCCGTGATGCTGAAAGTTTAGCCAGTGCAGAACGTTTCCTTAAATCTCGCAGTAACGATATGGTCTTCACCGATGTGAGCAAGGGTGAAGATTTTGCCCTGCAAGCGGTGATGAGTGAAGCTTATCTTAAGCAGGTTAAAGAAGAAGCACTGCAACAAAACATTACCACTATTCGTAACCGTGTTAATGAGTTAGGTGTTGCTGAACCTGTAGTACAGCGCCAAGGTGCAGAGCGTATTATCGTTGAACTGCCCGGTGTACAAGATACGGCTCGCGCTAAAGAAATTTTAGGGGCAACCGCATCGATTGAATTCCATATGGTGGATGACAAAGCCGATCCTAATGCCGCGCAATCAGGACGTATCTCTGCAGGCTCTGAAGTGTATCAACGTCGTGAAGGCGGCCAAGTCGTATTGAAAAAAGAAGTGATGCTAACGGGAGATCATATCACCGGCGCCCAACCTAGCTTTGATCAATACAGTCGCCCACAGGTGAGCATTAATCTTGACGCTAAAGGCGGTACCATTTTCTCTAATGTGACGAAGGACAACATAGGTAAACCTATGGCGACCTTATTCATTGAATATAAAGACAGTGGTGAACGTAACGCCGATGGCAGCGTGAAAATGCAGAAAATCCAAGAAGTGATTTCTGTGGCAACCATTCAAGCCCGTTTAGGTCGTAACTTTGTGATCACAGGTTTAAGCCACGGTGAAGCACAAAACCTTGCTTTGCTGTTACGCGCTGGAGCTTTGATTGCACCTGTATCCATTGTTGAAGAACGTACCATTGGTCCAAGTTTAGGCGCTGAAAATATTGAGAATGGTGTTCAAGCCATGGTGTGGGGTATGGCCGTCGTCTTAATCTTCATGCTGGTGTACTACCGCGGTTTTGGGCTTATCGCTAACCTCGCGTTAACTGCAAACTTAGTCATGGTTGTAGGCGTGATGTCGATGATCCCAGGCGCAGTATTGACCCTTCCCGGTATTGCGGGGATGGTGTTGACAGTGGGGATGGCTGTTGATGGTAACGTACTCATTTATGAGCGTATTCGTGAAGAACTTCGTGCAGGACGTAGTGTACAGCAGGCCATCCATGAAGGTTATGGTAATGCGTTTTCAACCATTGCCGATGCGAACATCACGACTTTCCTTACCGCATTAATTTTATTTGCTGTGGGGACTGGTGCTGTTAAAGGCTTCGCGGTGACCTTGATGATAGGTATTGCGACTTCCATGTTTACCTCTATCGTGGGTACTCGCTCCATCGTTAATGCGATTTGGGGTGGTAAGCGCGTGAAGACACTGTCTATCTAA
- the yajC gene encoding preprotein translocase subunit YajC encodes MFISNAYASAAGAPQGGGTMELIFMLAIFGLIFYFMIFRPQSKRVKEHKNLMSSLGKGDEVLTSGGILGKIAKISDDSDYVLLSLNDTTQITIKKDYIAAVLPKGSIQSL; translated from the coding sequence ATGTTTATTTCAAATGCATATGCAAGCGCTGCCGGCGCACCACAAGGTGGCGGCACGATGGAACTGATTTTCATGCTGGCGATTTTCGGCCTGATTTTCTATTTCATGATTTTCCGTCCGCAATCAAAACGCGTTAAAGAGCACAAAAATCTGATGTCTTCATTAGGCAAAGGCGATGAAGTGTTAACCAGTGGTGGGATTTTAGGTAAGATTGCAAAAATCAGCGATGACAGCGATTACGTGCTACTGAGCCTTAATGACACGACGCAAATCACGATCAAGAAAGACTATATTGCAGCTGTATTGCCTAAGGGCTCTATCCAGTCGTTGTAA
- the tgt gene encoding tRNA guanosine(34) transglycosylase Tgt translates to MKFELDTTDGRARRGRLIFDRGTVETPAFMPVGTYGTVKGMTPEEVRATGADILLGNTFHLWLRPGEEIMRKHGDLHDFMNWQRPILTDSGGFQVFSLGDIRKITEEGVHFRSPINGEKIFLDPEKSMQIQDALGSDVVMIFDECTPYPATEDEARKSMQMSLRWAKRSRDEFDRLKNPNSLFGIIQGGVYEDLRDESLKGLVEIGFDGYAVGGLAVGEPKADMHRILEHICPQIPADKPRYLMGVGKPEDLVEGVRRGVDMFDCVMPTRNARNGHLFTSEGVIKIRNARHRDDTSPLDTKCDCYTCKNYSRAYLYHLDRCNEILGARLNTIHNLRYYQMLMEGLRGAIETGTLDAFVADFYTSQGREVPELVD, encoded by the coding sequence ATGAAATTTGAATTAGACACTACCGACGGGCGTGCGCGCCGTGGTCGGTTGATTTTTGACCGTGGCACAGTAGAAACCCCCGCTTTTATGCCGGTAGGAACCTACGGCACAGTGAAAGGTATGACACCTGAAGAAGTGCGTGCCACAGGCGCAGATATTCTGCTCGGTAACACTTTCCATTTATGGTTGCGCCCAGGCGAAGAAATCATGCGTAAGCACGGTGACTTGCATGATTTTATGAACTGGCAGCGGCCTATTTTAACGGACTCGGGCGGTTTCCAAGTCTTTAGCCTTGGCGATATCCGTAAAATTACCGAAGAAGGTGTGCACTTCCGCTCGCCCATCAACGGTGAGAAAATCTTCTTAGATCCTGAAAAATCCATGCAAATTCAAGATGCATTGGGCAGTGATGTGGTGATGATTTTCGACGAATGTACGCCGTATCCCGCCACCGAAGATGAAGCGCGCAAGTCAATGCAGATGTCACTGCGTTGGGCAAAACGTTCACGCGACGAGTTTGATCGCTTGAAAAATCCAAACTCACTGTTTGGTATTATTCAGGGCGGCGTGTATGAAGATTTACGCGACGAAAGCTTAAAAGGCTTAGTCGAGATTGGTTTTGACGGTTATGCCGTCGGTGGTTTGGCTGTAGGTGAACCTAAAGCAGATATGCATCGCATTCTTGAGCATATTTGCCCGCAAATTCCTGCAGACAAGCCTCGCTATCTGATGGGGGTCGGTAAACCAGAAGATTTAGTTGAAGGTGTACGTCGTGGTGTTGACATGTTTGACTGTGTGATGCCAACCCGTAATGCCCGCAACGGTCATCTGTTTACGAGTGAAGGTGTGATCAAAATACGCAATGCGCGGCATCGAGATGACACGTCACCACTTGATACTAAGTGTGATTGTTATACCTGTAAAAATTATTCACGGGCGTACCTTTACCACTTAGATCGTTGTAATGAGATTCTGGGTGCGCGTTTAAACACCATTCACAACTTGAGATACTATCAAATGTTAATGGAAGGTTTGCGCGGTGCGATTGAGACGGGTACATTAGACGCCTTTGTGGCGGACTTCTATACCAGTCAGGGTCGCGAAGTACCAGAGTTAGTCGATTGA
- the queA gene encoding tRNA preQ1(34) S-adenosylmethionine ribosyltransferase-isomerase QueA: protein MRVADFSFDLPDELIARYPMAQRNASRLLTLDGNSGALGDKQFTDLLEMINPGDLMVFNNTRVIPARMFGQKASGGKLEILVERMLDDKRILAHVRSSKSPKVDSLIHLDGGYQMKMVARHDTLFELELLSELTILEVLEAVGHMPLPPYIDRPDEDADKERYQTVYNQNPGAVAAPTAGLHFDDAMLDALKAKGVNIAFVTLHVGAGTFQPVRVDTIVEHKMHSEWANVPQDVIDLIAQTKAAGKRVVAVGTTSVRSLESAARASLGELKAFSGDTDIFIYPGYQFQVVDAMVTNFHLPESTLIMLVSAFAGFDHVMAAYQHAITQKYRFFSYGDAMFVTKKAH from the coding sequence ATGCGCGTTGCAGACTTTTCTTTCGATCTCCCCGATGAGCTGATCGCTCGTTATCCTATGGCGCAGCGTAATGCATCCCGTCTGTTAACGTTAGACGGCAACTCTGGTGCGTTAGGCGACAAACAGTTTACTGATCTGCTGGAAATGATAAATCCAGGCGATTTAATGGTGTTCAACAATACCCGTGTGATCCCCGCGCGTATGTTTGGCCAAAAGGCCAGTGGCGGCAAGTTAGAAATTTTAGTTGAGCGTATGCTCGATGATAAGCGGATCCTTGCCCATGTTCGCAGCTCTAAATCCCCGAAAGTCGATTCGTTAATCCATCTCGATGGTGGCTATCAAATGAAGATGGTCGCCCGTCACGATACTTTGTTTGAACTTGAGCTGTTATCCGAGCTGACCATTCTAGAGGTGCTTGAAGCAGTAGGGCACATGCCTTTGCCTCCCTATATTGATAGACCCGATGAAGATGCCGACAAAGAGCGCTATCAAACGGTCTATAACCAAAACCCCGGTGCAGTAGCAGCGCCAACGGCGGGTTTACATTTTGACGATGCCATGCTCGATGCATTAAAAGCCAAGGGCGTCAATATTGCCTTTGTGACTTTGCATGTGGGCGCGGGAACATTTCAGCCTGTACGTGTCGATACCATTGTTGAGCACAAAATGCATTCCGAGTGGGCGAATGTGCCGCAGGATGTAATCGATTTAATCGCGCAAACTAAAGCGGCGGGTAAACGTGTGGTTGCAGTCGGTACGACTTCTGTGCGTTCACTCGAGAGTGCGGCGCGCGCAAGCCTTGGCGAACTCAAAGCCTTTAGTGGCGATACCGATATCTTTATTTACCCTGGTTATCAATTCCAAGTGGTTGATGCCATGGTGACAAATTTCCATCTGCCGGAATCAACTTTGATTATGTTAGTCAGTGCTTTTGCGGGTTTTGATCATGTGATGGCGGCGTATCAACATGCTATCACGCAAAAATATCGCTTCTTTAGCTATGGCGATGCCATGTTTGTGACGAAAAAAGCCCACTAA
- a CDS encoding acyl carrier protein phosphodiesterase — MNFLTHLHLADISKTHLAANVAGNYIQAPIAQAPVEFRQALWLNQEINTLCASHELTIELMEAFPAPLRSIAAELMAVSFDYYLAYYWEEYHHQPLNEFSHKAYDALENFAAQGIDQYHPEALIKLLPTMRSQDWLGSYATENGLQQALAQVAKPHPQAALFKDAHKVVNKMQIEIETTFRTFYPQLMAYSRIWSRKTPAEYLP; from the coding sequence ATGAACTTTCTTACACACTTACATCTCGCTGACATCAGTAAAACTCATCTTGCAGCCAACGTAGCAGGCAACTATATCCAAGCGCCAATTGCGCAAGCCCCCGTTGAATTTCGCCAAGCTTTATGGCTAAACCAAGAAATTAATACGCTATGCGCCAGCCATGAATTGACGATTGAGTTAATGGAAGCCTTCCCTGCGCCCTTAAGAAGCATAGCAGCAGAACTGATGGCGGTGAGCTTTGATTACTATTTAGCTTACTACTGGGAAGAATATCACCACCAGCCATTGAATGAATTTAGTCACAAAGCCTATGACGCTTTAGAGAATTTTGCAGCCCAAGGGATAGATCAATATCATCCAGAAGCTTTAATTAAGCTATTACCCACCATGCGCAGCCAAGATTGGCTCGGCAGTTACGCCACCGAAAATGGCTTACAACAAGCCTTAGCACAAGTGGCCAAACCGCATCCACAGGCAGCGCTGTTTAAAGATGCCCATAAAGTTGTGAATAAAATGCAAATTGAAATTGAAACCACATTCCGCACTTTTTATCCGCAATTAATGGCATATAGCCGGATTTGGAGTCGTAAGACCCCTGCGGAATATTTACCCTAG
- a CDS encoding RluA family pseudouridine synthase has translation MQIFDYQPPAIPWLDIRYKDRDLIIINKPSGLLSNPGIAAHTYDCALTRLQRLYPETILVHRLDCATSGIMVFARNKKAESHLKTQFQDRQSKKVYIAEVMGLITNEQGIINLSIAPNCEHPPYQKALQAGEAGGKSALTHYRVLERRENSTLVELIPETGRTHQLRVHMLALGHPILGDEFYGDAAVINAKPRLCLHAQSLRFSHPYSGKPMSFHSKHPFNE, from the coding sequence ATGCAGATATTTGATTACCAGCCCCCAGCAATTCCTTGGCTAGACATCCGCTATAAAGATAGAGACTTGATTATTATCAATAAACCCTCTGGGTTATTGTCTAATCCAGGTATTGCTGCACACACCTATGATTGTGCATTAACCCGCTTACAACGCCTTTATCCAGAAACGATTTTAGTACATCGGCTTGACTGCGCGACCTCAGGTATTATGGTGTTTGCTCGGAATAAAAAAGCCGAATCGCATTTAAAAACTCAGTTTCAAGATAGGCAAAGCAAGAAAGTTTACATTGCCGAGGTCATGGGCTTGATTACCAATGAGCAAGGAATTATCAATCTATCGATAGCACCTAATTGTGAGCATCCTCCCTACCAAAAAGCACTCCAAGCGGGAGAGGCTGGAGGCAAAAGTGCCCTTACTCATTATCGCGTTTTAGAACGTAGGGAAAACAGCACCTTAGTTGAACTAATACCTGAGACAGGTCGAACCCACCAGCTCAGAGTACATATGCTCGCCTTAGGGCATCCTATTTTAGGTGATGAATTTTACGGTGATGCCGCCGTTATTAACGCTAAACCACGTTTATGCTTACATGCCCAAAGTCTTCGTTTTAGTCACCCTTATTCGGGGAAACCGATGAGCTTTCACAGCAAACATCCTTTTAATGAATAA
- a CDS encoding Gfo/Idh/MocA family oxidoreductase codes for MHNIHRRHFLKAAGAVTAGLITANITASTHANSVTPKPQTGKSVIGLIAPKMDVVRVGFIGVGERGFSHVEQFCHLEGVELKAICDTHQAVIDRAVAHIAKQNRPQPTVYTGDDLSYRDLLSRDDIDIVIISTPWEWHAPMAIETMESGKHAFVEVPLALTVEECWQIVDTAERTQKNCMMMENVNYGREELMVLNMVRQGVFGELLHGEAAYIHELRWQMKEIDHKTGSWRTYWHTKRNGNLYPTHGLGPVSQYMNINRGDRFDYLTSMSSPALGRALYAKREFPADHERNQLKYINGDINTSLIKTVKGRTIMVQHDTTTPRPYSRHNLIQGTNGVFAGFPNRIAIENGGFGQSYHEWDMDMQKWYDKYDHPLWQRIGKEAEINGGHGGMDFVMLWRMIYCLRNGEALDQDVYDAASWSVVNILSEQSVNNRSNSVTFPDFTRGAWEHAKPLGIVGA; via the coding sequence ATGCATAACATTCATCGTCGTCATTTTCTTAAAGCTGCGGGGGCAGTTACAGCAGGACTTATCACCGCCAATATCACGGCCAGTACGCATGCCAACAGTGTTACTCCTAAACCACAAACTGGAAAATCCGTTATCGGGCTTATTGCGCCCAAGATGGACGTGGTTAGAGTCGGATTTATTGGCGTCGGCGAGCGGGGCTTTAGCCATGTCGAGCAATTTTGCCATTTAGAAGGCGTTGAACTCAAAGCGATTTGCGATACTCACCAAGCTGTTATTGATAGAGCAGTAGCTCATATTGCTAAACAAAATCGACCTCAGCCCACTGTTTATACGGGTGATGACCTGAGCTATCGCGATCTATTAAGTCGCGATGATATTGATATTGTTATTATCTCAACCCCATGGGAATGGCATGCACCAATGGCGATAGAGACCATGGAAAGCGGTAAACACGCCTTTGTTGAAGTGCCGCTGGCGCTCACCGTTGAAGAATGCTGGCAAATTGTCGATACCGCAGAGCGCACTCAGAAAAACTGCATGATGATGGAGAACGTCAATTACGGCCGCGAAGAACTTATGGTGCTCAACATGGTGCGCCAAGGTGTATTTGGTGAGTTGCTCCACGGTGAAGCCGCTTATATTCATGAGCTACGCTGGCAGATGAAGGAAATCGACCATAAGACAGGCTCATGGCGCACTTACTGGCATACCAAACGTAACGGCAATTTATACCCGACCCACGGTTTAGGGCCAGTGTCCCAGTATATGAATATCAACCGCGGTGACAGATTCGATTATTTAACCTCGATGAGTTCCCCTGCCCTTGGCCGTGCGCTCTATGCTAAACGAGAGTTTCCCGCCGATCATGAGCGTAATCAGCTCAAATATATCAATGGTGATATCAATACCAGCCTGATTAAAACCGTTAAGGGCCGGACTATCATGGTCCAACATGATACAACGACTCCAAGACCCTACAGTCGTCATAATTTGATCCAAGGAACGAATGGCGTGTTTGCCGGCTTTCCCAATCGAATCGCCATCGAAAATGGTGGCTTTGGTCAGAGTTATCACGAGTGGGATATGGACATGCAAAAGTGGTATGACAAATACGATCATCCCCTATGGCAACGTATAGGTAAAGAAGCAGAGATCAATGGTGGTCATGGTGGAATGGATTTTGTGATGTTATGGCGCATGATTTATTGCCTGCGCAATGGCGAAGCGTTAGATCAAGATGTGTACGATGCGGCATCTTGGTCTGTGGTCAATATTTTAAGTGAGCAATCGGTTAACAATCGCAGTAATTCAGTCACTTTCCCTGACTTTACCCGCGGCGCTTGGGAACATGCCAAACCCTTAGGGATTGTAGGCGCCTAA
- a CDS encoding CIA30 family protein: MILFDFRTLDAAKSWYSVNDTVMGGLSRSKLTISPLGYGIFSGHVSLANGGGFASVRCEFEQINVVEFTGIYLELDGDRSKHYKVNLKDVETPQSTVYQAVMPAPTHQTFGVSGASAIHWQRIEIPFTDFYPQCRGKPIVRAAIDLSRLTSIGLVIGAQQSGDFTLKIKSIGCY, translated from the coding sequence ATGATCCTTTTTGATTTTAGAACCTTAGACGCTGCAAAGTCTTGGTACAGTGTGAATGATACTGTGATGGGTGGTTTGTCGCGCAGTAAACTCACTATTTCCCCCTTAGGTTATGGGATTTTTAGTGGTCATGTATCGCTTGCTAATGGTGGCGGATTTGCTTCTGTGCGTTGTGAGTTTGAACAAATTAATGTGGTTGAGTTTACGGGAATTTATCTCGAGCTTGATGGTGATAGAAGCAAGCATTACAAAGTGAACCTAAAAGATGTTGAAACGCCGCAAAGTACTGTCTATCAAGCTGTGATGCCTGCGCCAACGCATCAAACCTTTGGGGTGAGCGGTGCGAGTGCGATTCATTGGCAACGTATCGAAATTCCATTTACCGATTTTTATCCTCAGTGCCGTGGTAAACCGATAGTGCGTGCAGCGATTGATCTTAGCCGACTAACCAGTATAGGGCTGGTAATTGGAGCGCAGCAAAGTGGTGATTTTACTTTAAAAATTAAATCGATAGGCTGTTACTGA
- the sstT gene encoding serine/threonine transporter SstT has protein sequence MKQESSLLAKLANGSLVLQILLGIAAGVILASFSQDAAKQVAFLGSLFVGALKAIAPILVFILVASSIANQKKNTQTNMRPIVVLYLFGTFAAALTAVVLSSIFPTNLVLVAGIEGTSPPQGIGEVINTLLFKLVDNPVNALMTGNYIGILAWGVGLGLALHHANDSTKQVFADMSHGISQMVRFIIRLAPIGIFGLVAATFAETGFAAIAGYAQLLAVLLSAMAIIALIVNPLIVYVKIKRNPYPLVLRCLRESGVTAFFTRSSAANIPVNMALCEKLNLNKDTYSVSIPLGATINMGGAAITITVLTLAAVHTLGIQVDLPTALLLSVVAAVSACGASGVAGGSLLLIPLACSLFGISNDIAMQVVAVGFIIGVIQDAAETALNSSTDVIFTAAACEAAENKAKLG, from the coding sequence ATGAAACAAGAATCATCACTTTTAGCTAAGTTGGCTAATGGCAGTCTGGTATTGCAAATTCTATTGGGGATCGCAGCAGGGGTTATTCTTGCTAGCTTTTCACAGGATGCGGCTAAGCAAGTTGCATTTTTAGGGAGTTTATTTGTCGGGGCATTAAAAGCAATCGCTCCTATTTTAGTGTTTATCCTCGTGGCATCTTCTATTGCCAATCAAAAGAAAAATACGCAAACCAATATGCGCCCAATTGTGGTGCTTTATCTATTTGGGACATTTGCCGCAGCGTTAACGGCTGTCGTGTTAAGCTCGATTTTCCCCACCAATTTGGTATTAGTGGCAGGGATTGAAGGTACAAGCCCACCTCAAGGCATTGGTGAAGTGATTAATACGCTGCTTTTTAAATTAGTGGATAACCCCGTTAATGCGCTAATGACAGGCAACTATATTGGGATCCTTGCATGGGGTGTGGGTTTAGGTTTAGCACTTCATCATGCCAATGATTCTACTAAGCAAGTCTTTGCCGATATGAGTCATGGTATTTCACAAATGGTACGCTTTATTATTCGTTTAGCGCCTATCGGTATTTTTGGTTTAGTGGCAGCAACCTTTGCCGAAACAGGCTTTGCAGCAATTGCAGGTTATGCGCAGCTATTAGCTGTGTTGCTGAGTGCAATGGCAATTATTGCGCTGATTGTGAATCCACTTATTGTTTACGTAAAAATTAAACGTAACCCTTATCCCTTAGTGCTTCGCTGCCTGCGTGAAAGTGGGGTAACGGCATTTTTCACCCGTTCAAGTGCGGCGAATATTCCGGTTAACATGGCGCTGTGTGAAAAGCTTAATCTCAATAAAGATACTTATTCTGTTTCTATCCCTCTTGGTGCGACCATCAATATGGGTGGTGCTGCAATCACTATTACAGTGCTGACCTTAGCGGCAGTTCATACGCTTGGTATTCAAGTCGATTTACCCACAGCCTTATTATTAAGTGTTGTTGCGGCGGTTTCTGCTTGTGGTGCTTCGGGGGTTGCGGGCGGTTCTCTATTGCTTATTCCTCTAGCCTGTAGCTTATTTGGTATTTCCAATGATATCGCCATGCAAGTTGTGGCTGTTGGTTTTATTATTGGTGTGATCCAAGATGCGGCTGAAACGGCATTAAACAGTTCGACCGATGTGATTTTTACCGCAGCAGCTTGTGAAGCTGCTGAAAACAAAGCTAAACTTGGGTAA
- a CDS encoding chemotaxis protein CheV — protein sequence MKSKANQSQGLLLFRLSQSQVFALGTLKVRELVPYTPLNKIPQSHPTILGAATIRGHTIPVIDMAAAIGYRPITDEERESCYIIITDCQRMIIGFLVRGIDKIIECNWRDIEAPSANLGKNAFLTGVTRFDNQLVQLLDVELLLSKVFPDNPEANRAILTDVQREKLKPMNILLVDDSKVARKQLSDALDMINISYRVTADGKEALAIMEQAAAEHHPIDILVSDIEMPGLDGYELAFEVRDNPQLASAYIILHTSLSSEISVSQAHQVGANEALTKFDAHELIDAMLRGADLATKKSI from the coding sequence ATGAAAAGTAAGGCAAATCAGTCACAAGGGTTGCTCCTTTTTCGGTTATCTCAATCCCAAGTTTTTGCCTTGGGCACCTTAAAAGTGCGTGAGTTGGTGCCTTATACACCACTAAATAAAATTCCCCAATCGCATCCAACCATTTTGGGTGCTGCAACGATACGTGGTCATACCATTCCTGTCATCGATATGGCTGCCGCTATTGGTTATCGACCTATTACGGATGAGGAACGAGAAAGTTGCTATATTATCATCACCGATTGTCAGCGGATGATTATCGGCTTCTTAGTGCGTGGTATTGATAAAATCATTGAATGCAATTGGCGAGATATTGAAGCGCCATCTGCGAATTTGGGTAAAAATGCGTTTTTAACTGGTGTAACTCGTTTTGATAATCAACTTGTCCAGTTGCTTGATGTTGAACTCTTATTATCTAAAGTTTTTCCCGATAATCCTGAAGCGAATCGCGCGATTTTAACCGATGTGCAGCGTGAAAAATTAAAGCCGATGAATATTCTGCTTGTTGATGACTCTAAAGTAGCCCGTAAACAGTTATCGGATGCCTTAGATATGATTAATATTTCATATCGGGTGACGGCTGACGGTAAAGAGGCGCTGGCGATAATGGAGCAAGCCGCCGCCGAGCATCATCCAATTGATATCTTGGTGAGTGACATTGAAATGCCAGGGCTTGATGGGTACGAATTAGCCTTTGAGGTGCGTGATAATCCGCAGTTGGCAAGTGCTTATATTATTCTGCATACCTCGCTTTCCAGTGAGATAAGTGTCAGTCAGGCTCATCAAGTCGGGGCCAACGAAGCTCTGACCAAATTTGATGCCCATGAATTGATTGATGCTATGCTACGCGGTGCTGATTTGGCCACGAAAAAGTCAATCTAA
- a CDS encoding phosphatase domain-containing protein, which translates to MQHLFWLVEGQIAGRSGPNKDPWDLTELKAAGIGAVLSVNGGEDCDPHSFKGLGLRYECIPFSRNVPPQDGDIAICVAQLPKALAFIQQCEADNLPVVIHCRSGKDRTGLIMAYYLMVNGAAPLHAVSQVRSIRDIAFTAEGWDQFAFDVLYALQE; encoded by the coding sequence ATGCAGCATTTATTCTGGTTGGTAGAAGGGCAGATCGCCGGGCGCAGTGGCCCCAATAAAGATCCTTGGGATTTAACTGAATTGAAGGCGGCGGGTATTGGTGCCGTGTTGTCGGTCAATGGTGGCGAAGATTGTGATCCTCATAGCTTTAAAGGCTTAGGTTTACGTTATGAATGTATTCCTTTTTCACGGAATGTACCGCCTCAGGATGGCGACATTGCGATTTGTGTCGCTCAGTTGCCCAAGGCTCTGGCCTTTATTCAGCAATGTGAAGCCGATAATCTTCCAGTCGTTATCCACTGCCGCTCAGGTAAGGATCGTACCGGGCTCATTATGGCCTATTATTTAATGGTCAATGGTGCCGCGCCTCTTCATGCCGTAAGCCAAGTGCGTAGTATTCGTGACATTGCATTTACTGCAGAAGGCTGGGATCAGTTTGCTTTTGATGTATTGTATGCATTGCAGGAATAA